A single genomic interval of Exiguobacterium sp. BMC-KP harbors:
- a CDS encoding YfbR-like 5'-deoxynucleotidase, whose amino-acid sequence MQNGNFIRMLTRMQNVPRWDEYAPRFPDNAASHSFRVALFSLMASYLEEADGQAPVDRLTLLGKALFHDMNEVITGPIKHRTKKEPTLHAHIQAMEQQASEQLVALLSKSLQPAFTTYLVHAEDESPEGRIVEAIDTFDAMLYARREARMTESLFFEQKAAELQAVLERHPLVSVRRLTQSVIEEDEMSHFIENILMMDTIRRWKGRFNTIDDNDATHAFRAASLGIFNGLIESEKYGVTIDIEEVVSRLLCHDLVEGTTGDVLGPVKHATPITAAAFEAYERAEGETLINGLPEEIRAPFRRFVVEAKDETYEGQMVDVIDKLDALIKMNMERKLNGVEYETGYRAQLKKVQMTYENPSVVFFLAYVLHDLDYVTS is encoded by the coding sequence ATGCAAAACGGTAATTTCATTCGGATGTTAACACGGATGCAAAATGTTCCACGGTGGGATGAATACGCACCACGTTTTCCGGATAACGCAGCCAGTCACAGTTTTCGCGTCGCTTTATTTAGCTTGATGGCAAGCTATTTAGAAGAAGCTGACGGTCAAGCTCCGGTCGATCGTTTGACGTTGCTCGGAAAAGCATTGTTTCATGATATGAACGAAGTCATCACGGGACCAATCAAACACCGGACGAAAAAAGAGCCGACGTTACACGCACATATTCAGGCAATGGAACAACAAGCAAGTGAACAGCTCGTCGCCTTACTCTCGAAGTCGCTTCAACCAGCGTTCACGACATACCTCGTGCATGCAGAGGATGAATCGCCGGAAGGACGGATCGTCGAAGCCATCGATACATTCGATGCGATGTTGTATGCACGCCGGGAAGCACGGATGACGGAGTCACTTTTTTTTGAACAAAAAGCAGCAGAGTTACAGGCAGTTCTCGAACGACATCCACTCGTTTCTGTCCGTCGCTTGACGCAATCTGTCATCGAAGAAGACGAGATGTCTCATTTTATTGAAAATATCTTGATGATGGACACGATCCGGCGCTGGAAAGGGCGTTTCAACACGATTGATGATAATGATGCAACACATGCGTTTCGAGCGGCATCACTTGGTATCTTCAATGGATTGATTGAATCAGAAAAATACGGTGTGACGATTGACATTGAAGAAGTCGTCTCTCGTCTGCTATGTCATGATCTTGTCGAGGGAACGACAGGAGATGTCCTTGGACCGGTCAAACATGCGACCCCAATTACGGCAGCCGCTTTTGAAGCATACGAACGGGCGGAAGGAGAGACGTTAATTAATGGATTACCTGAGGAAATCCGAGCACCGTTTCGTCGGTTCGTCGTCGAAGCAAAAGATGAGACATACGAAGGACAAATGGTGGACGTGATTGATAAACTCGATGCGTTGATCAAAATGAACATGGAGCGAAAACTAAATGGCGTCGAGTATGAGACCGGCTATCGCGCGCAACTCAAAAAGGTGCAAATGACGTACGAAAATCCATCGGTCGTCTTTTTCCTTGCCTATGTCCTGCATGATTTGGATTACGTGACGTCATGA
- a CDS encoding multidrug effflux MFS transporter — protein sequence MTPRRLTLILILGSLAALGPLSIDMYLPAFPDMSRSFDASASLIQLSLTACMLGMALGQLIVGPLSDVRGRKRPLMIALFAYLLASLACAMAPTIEVLIALRFVQGAAGASGIVISRAIVRDLFEGPELTRFFAALSLVNGTAPILAPVIGGQILRFGDWHFVFYLLAILSTMMLLAVALRLPETLPLDRRVEGNLTTTLKTFGRLLTDRVFIGYAFAQAFVMGAMFAYISGSPFVLQNIYGASPQQFSFLFGLNGIGIILAAQIAGRLAGRVDSERLMRISLTIVASASILLFLALTLTDQLIFVMIPLFFVVSSVGLISTLGFTLAMQNYGSTAGSASALLGLLPMLVGSLVSPLVGIMGEQSAVPMGLIIMTLDCLALVLYYGLIVRRPNRS from the coding sequence ATGACCCCACGCCGCTTGACGTTGATCTTGATCCTCGGTTCACTTGCTGCACTTGGACCACTCTCGATCGACATGTATCTACCCGCTTTTCCGGATATGTCACGCTCGTTTGATGCGAGTGCGTCACTGATCCAATTGAGTTTAACGGCATGTATGCTTGGGATGGCACTCGGACAGTTGATTGTTGGACCGCTCAGTGATGTTCGCGGACGCAAACGTCCGTTGATGATTGCCTTGTTTGCGTATCTGCTCGCTTCTCTCGCTTGTGCCATGGCACCGACGATTGAAGTATTGATTGCACTTCGCTTTGTACAAGGGGCAGCTGGAGCGTCTGGCATCGTCATTTCCCGGGCAATCGTCCGCGACTTGTTTGAAGGACCCGAGTTAACGCGGTTCTTTGCGGCCTTGTCCCTCGTCAACGGAACGGCACCGATTCTCGCACCGGTCATTGGCGGACAAATCCTTCGGTTCGGCGACTGGCATTTCGTCTTTTACTTGCTCGCGATTTTAAGCACAATGATGTTACTTGCCGTCGCACTCCGTTTACCGGAAACGCTTCCGCTTGATAGACGTGTCGAAGGAAACCTGACGACGACGTTGAAGACGTTCGGACGCTTATTGACGGATCGCGTCTTCATCGGTTATGCGTTCGCGCAAGCATTCGTCATGGGCGCGATGTTTGCCTACATCTCGGGTTCACCATTCGTCTTACAAAATATTTATGGCGCTTCACCGCAACAGTTCAGTTTTTTGTTTGGACTAAACGGAATCGGAATCATCTTAGCGGCCCAAATCGCTGGTCGTCTTGCTGGTCGTGTTGATTCAGAACGGCTGATGCGGATCAGTTTGACGATTGTGGCAAGTGCGAGTATCTTGTTATTCCTCGCTTTGACGTTAACGGATCAACTAATCTTCGTCATGATTCCACTCTTCTTCGTCGTCTCAAGTGTCGGGTTGATCTCAACGCTCGGTTTCACTTTAGCGATGCAAAACTATGGATCAACAGCTGGGAGCGCCTCGGCACTCCTCGGACTGTTACCGATGCTCGTCGGCTCACTGGTCTCACCACTCGTCGGGATCATGGGGGAGCAATCGGCTGTTCCGATGGGTCTGATCATCATGACACTTGATTGTCTAGCGCTCGTCCTCTATTACGGTCTAATCGTTCGTCGACCAAATCGTTCATAA
- a CDS encoding LytR/AlgR family response regulator transcription factor — protein sequence MRTLLIEDEPLARDELRYHVTAAGLEVVGETGSVEEAERLVRSLQPDLVFLDIELTDGSGLEVAKRLKSMPRPPALLFVTAYDAHALEAFELNAYDYILKPYDPARIVRAIEKVARPLAKKAPRLERLAVETGEQLKLLSPQDIDYIVAENGKTKIVTEHEAYPSNETLLELERKLQDHRFLRVHRSYLVNLSAIDAIEPWFNGAYNLKIHQIDVPVSRTYVKLLKEALGI from the coding sequence ATGCGCACCTTGTTGATTGAAGATGAACCGCTCGCACGCGACGAGCTCCGTTATCACGTGACCGCAGCCGGTCTTGAAGTCGTCGGGGAAACCGGCAGTGTCGAGGAAGCCGAACGACTCGTTCGTTCCCTTCAACCCGACTTAGTCTTTCTCGATATCGAGCTAACGGATGGAAGTGGTCTTGAAGTCGCCAAACGCTTGAAATCGATGCCACGTCCTCCAGCTCTTTTGTTTGTGACGGCATATGATGCTCATGCGCTTGAAGCGTTTGAGCTCAATGCCTATGATTACATCTTGAAACCGTATGATCCGGCACGGATTGTCCGTGCGATTGAAAAAGTTGCGCGACCGCTTGCGAAAAAAGCACCTCGACTTGAACGTTTAGCCGTTGAGACGGGCGAACAACTGAAATTATTGTCTCCTCAAGATATCGATTACATCGTCGCTGAGAACGGGAAGACGAAGATCGTCACGGAACATGAGGCGTATCCATCGAACGAGACCTTACTCGAACTCGAACGAAAGCTTCAAGATCATCGCTTTTTACGGGTTCACCGCTCGTACCTCGTCAACTTATCAGCAATCGATGCAATCGAACCTTGGTTCAACGGAGCCTATAATTTAAAAATTCATCAGATTGATGTGCCAGTCAGTCGGACGTATGTCAAACTACTGAAAGAAGCGCTCGGTATTTGA
- a CDS encoding TerC family protein, which yields MDWQLLLQYAWVVLVLIALEGLLSADNALVLAVMVKHLPGEQQKKALFYGLAGAFVLRFAALFAISFLVDIWQIQALGAAYLLIMGLRHIYKTVKARKLGENHGAENELDEEPKSEEPVSKGEFWRTVAKIEFADLAFAVDSILAAVALAVALPNWGSGEIGGLNTGHFIVILTGGLMGVVLMRFAARVFVKLLAERPGLETAAFAIVAWVGVKLAVLALEHPKYHASIEGTIFEALKLPEGFAHSTPWQAFFWTVMVGLALWGWFSSPKTKSNPDAEKKVDQNL from the coding sequence ATGGATTGGCAGTTACTATTACAGTATGCCTGGGTCGTACTCGTCTTGATCGCGCTTGAAGGATTACTTTCAGCGGATAATGCACTCGTACTCGCGGTCATGGTCAAGCACTTACCAGGAGAACAACAAAAGAAAGCACTTTTTTATGGACTAGCTGGAGCGTTCGTCTTACGATTCGCGGCATTGTTCGCGATTTCGTTCCTCGTCGATATTTGGCAGATCCAAGCACTTGGAGCGGCGTACTTGCTCATCATGGGACTACGGCATATTTATAAGACCGTTAAAGCTAGAAAGCTCGGTGAGAACCATGGGGCTGAAAATGAGCTAGATGAAGAACCGAAGTCGGAAGAGCCAGTTTCAAAAGGTGAATTCTGGCGGACAGTCGCGAAAATCGAATTCGCAGACTTAGCGTTTGCTGTCGATTCGATTCTTGCAGCCGTTGCCCTTGCCGTTGCCCTTCCGAACTGGGGATCAGGCGAAATCGGTGGTTTGAACACAGGTCACTTCATCGTCATCTTAACGGGTGGTTTGATGGGGGTCGTCTTGATGCGTTTCGCGGCACGTGTCTTCGTGAAGTTGCTCGCAGAGCGTCCAGGTCTTGAGACAGCAGCCTTTGCAATCGTTGCTTGGGTCGGTGTAAAGCTAGCCGTTCTCGCGCTCGAGCACCCGAAATATCATGCATCAATTGAAGGAACAATCTTTGAAGCCTTAAAACTTCCTGAAGGATTTGCTCACAGTACACCATGGCAGGCATTCTTCTGGACAGTTATGGTCGGTCTTGCACTTTGGGGTTGGTTCTCTTCACCAAAAACGAAATCGAATCCAGATGCTGAAAAGAAAGTCGATCAAAACTTATAA
- a CDS encoding NfeD family protein: MDVSTLYLYALAAAACGVFVSILFSDVIPGVDQIFHPTLILSFVIITSAIGFGLEQLSPLGSMLILIISSVIALLVTTLMHIFLFVPMAQAEQSLGFSEQMLEGRSATVIVPIPTEGYGEILLDDVSGRVSKSAVLFEGPALPQGTKVLVIEIKQGVASVVTYPHQWKKEMFL; this comes from the coding sequence ATGGACGTTAGTACACTTTATTTGTATGCGTTAGCGGCCGCCGCTTGCGGTGTGTTTGTGTCCATCCTATTCTCAGACGTCATTCCAGGCGTCGATCAAATCTTTCATCCTACGTTGATCTTATCTTTTGTCATCATTACATCAGCGATCGGCTTCGGACTCGAACAGCTCAGTCCGCTTGGTTCGATGTTAATTCTGATCATCAGCAGTGTCATCGCGTTGTTAGTGACGACGCTAATGCATATCTTCTTGTTCGTTCCGATGGCGCAAGCGGAACAGTCGCTTGGTTTTTCGGAACAGATGCTAGAAGGGCGCAGCGCAACCGTCATCGTACCGATCCCGACTGAAGGATATGGTGAGATCTTACTCGATGATGTGTCAGGGCGCGTATCGAAGTCAGCTGTTCTATTTGAAGGACCAGCTTTACCACAAGGCACAAAGGTGCTCGTCATCGAGATCAAACAAGGAGTCGCATCTGTTGTGACGTATCCCCATCAATGGAAAAAGGAGATGTTTTTATGA
- a CDS encoding carbon starvation CstA family protein yields MSATPIVIAVICILLIAYRLYGTFMAAKVLKIKDDRETPAHKLADGKDYVPTNKWVSFGHHFAAIAAAGPLVGPVLAAQFGYLPGLLWLLIGAVIGGAVHDMVVLFASMRQDGQSLSEVAKKELGPVAGFCAGLAMLFIITITMAGLSMVVLHALEHNPWGTFAVFSTIPIAMFVGIYLRKGGNLALASTVGFLLILAAIGFGPQLTETFIGDWFDLSSRQLAIALPIYAFFAAALPVWLLLAPRDYLSSFMKIGVFLALIVGVFIINPDIRFPAFTKFVDGGGPIIAGPVWPFISITIACGAISGFHAFVGSGTTPKMINRWSDIKPVAFGAMLVECLVAVMALIAATSLEVGDYFAINSTPEVFATLGMSTVYLDDLSREIGLDLAGRTGGAVSLAVGMTFIFRAIPWFKEIAGFFFQFVILFEAVFILTAIDAGTRVARYLIQDFFGEFYKPLKRVDWIPGAIFASALGTFFWGYLLFSGDIGSIWALFGVSNQLMASIGLIIGTTIILKIADKKVYALTTFIPLVYLLITVTFADIWMVANVYANPDSPGFSVLNTVLSVTMGLLAIVITISAVKKWIELLNSPRWENQKRSA; encoded by the coding sequence ATGAGCGCTACTCCAATCGTTATTGCTGTCATCTGTATCTTATTAATCGCGTATCGTCTCTACGGCACGTTCATGGCTGCGAAAGTCTTAAAAATCAAAGATGATCGCGAAACGCCCGCTCATAAATTAGCGGATGGAAAAGATTACGTTCCAACGAACAAATGGGTCTCGTTCGGACACCATTTTGCGGCAATCGCTGCTGCCGGTCCACTCGTCGGACCTGTCCTTGCTGCGCAGTTCGGATATCTCCCCGGCTTACTGTGGCTCTTAATCGGTGCCGTCATCGGTGGAGCGGTCCATGATATGGTTGTTCTTTTTGCCTCGATGCGCCAAGACGGTCAGTCGCTGTCTGAAGTCGCTAAAAAAGAGCTGGGACCAGTCGCTGGTTTTTGTGCTGGTCTTGCGATGCTCTTCATCATCACGATCACGATGGCCGGTCTATCGATGGTCGTCTTGCACGCACTTGAACATAACCCATGGGGTACATTCGCTGTCTTCTCGACGATTCCGATCGCGATGTTCGTTGGGATTTACTTACGTAAAGGTGGCAACTTAGCACTTGCTTCAACGGTTGGTTTCTTACTGATTTTAGCGGCAATTGGTTTTGGTCCTCAGTTAACGGAAACATTCATCGGTGACTGGTTCGACCTTTCATCCCGTCAACTCGCGATTGCTTTACCGATTTATGCGTTCTTTGCTGCTGCACTGCCAGTGTGGCTCTTACTCGCACCTCGCGACTATTTATCGAGTTTTATGAAAATCGGTGTCTTTCTTGCTTTGATCGTTGGTGTCTTCATCATCAACCCAGATATTCGATTCCCAGCGTTCACGAAGTTCGTTGATGGTGGCGGTCCAATCATCGCTGGTCCGGTCTGGCCGTTCATCTCAATCACGATTGCCTGTGGTGCGATTTCTGGCTTCCACGCTTTCGTTGGTTCTGGTACGACACCGAAGATGATCAACCGTTGGAGTGACATCAAACCGGTTGCTTTTGGTGCCATGCTTGTCGAATGTCTTGTTGCCGTCATGGCATTGATTGCTGCGACATCTCTTGAAGTCGGTGATTACTTCGCCATCAACTCAACACCAGAAGTGTTTGCAACTCTAGGTATGAGCACGGTCTATCTCGATGATCTATCGCGTGAAATCGGTCTTGATCTAGCAGGTCGAACGGGTGGTGCCGTTTCACTCGCCGTCGGTATGACGTTCATCTTCCGCGCCATCCCGTGGTTCAAAGAGATTGCCGGTTTCTTCTTCCAATTCGTTATTCTGTTCGAAGCGGTCTTCATTCTGACAGCCATCGATGCAGGGACACGTGTTGCCCGTTACTTGATCCAAGATTTCTTCGGGGAGTTCTATAAACCTTTAAAACGCGTTGACTGGATTCCAGGTGCGATCTTCGCTTCGGCACTCGGGACGTTCTTCTGGGGATATCTCTTGTTCTCAGGCGACATCGGTTCGATTTGGGCATTGTTCGGCGTCTCGAATCAGCTGATGGCTTCGATTGGATTAATCATCGGTACGACGATCATCTTGAAAATCGCCGATAAAAAAGTCTATGCATTGACGACGTTCATTCCGCTCGTCTATCTTCTGATCACGGTAACGTTTGCGGATATCTGGATGGTCGCAAACGTTTATGCAAACCCAGATTCTCCAGGTTTTAGCGTCTTGAATACAGTCTTGTCCGTAACGATGGGACTCCTCGCGATCGTCATTACGATCTCAGCCGTCAAGAAATGGATTGAACTGTTGAATTCACCACGTTGGGAAAATCAAAAACGTTCTGCGTAA
- a CDS encoding TerC family protein: MDIGLITQYATVGLVLIILQGLLSADNAMVMAVLVRPLPDDQRKKALFYGLVGALVLRFVAIFFASYLATIWELQALGAIYLFYVAFKGIVEARSNKHQVPDTIASQKASPNFWWTVVKVEFSDLAFAVDSTLAAVAMATTLPMIGGTIGGLNTGQFWVVFFSGIIGLVIMRYFASWFVVLLQKRPGIEEAAFWLVAWVGVKLVVMTLAHPSIDVLPHEFPESTLWQTIFWVVLALILIIGWFRSGNSSTKSAQ; the protein is encoded by the coding sequence ATGGATATTGGATTAATTACACAGTATGCGACCGTCGGGCTCGTACTGATCATTTTGCAAGGGTTATTATCCGCCGACAATGCGATGGTCATGGCGGTTCTAGTCCGGCCGTTACCAGATGATCAGCGCAAAAAAGCACTCTTTTATGGTCTCGTCGGGGCACTCGTCTTACGTTTCGTGGCAATCTTCTTTGCCTCGTACCTAGCGACGATTTGGGAGCTTCAGGCTCTTGGAGCGATTTATCTTTTTTACGTGGCGTTTAAAGGAATTGTCGAAGCACGATCGAATAAACATCAAGTGCCAGACACGATTGCATCACAAAAAGCCTCACCGAACTTTTGGTGGACGGTCGTTAAAGTCGAGTTCTCCGATTTAGCGTTCGCGGTTGATTCGACGCTTGCAGCTGTTGCGATGGCAACGACACTACCGATGATTGGTGGAACGATTGGTGGTCTGAATACAGGACAATTCTGGGTCGTCTTCTTCAGTGGAATCATTGGTCTCGTCATCATGCGTTACTTCGCAAGCTGGTTTGTCGTTTTGCTACAAAAACGACCAGGTATCGAAGAAGCAGCGTTTTGGCTCGTCGCATGGGTTGGCGTAAAACTCGTCGTCATGACACTTGCGCATCCGTCAATCGACGTCTTGCCGCATGAGTTTCCAGAGAGTACACTATGGCAAACGATCTTCTGGGTCGTACTTGCCTTGATTTTAATCATTGGTTGGTTCCGCAGTGGGAACAGTTCGACTAAATCAGCACAATAA
- a CDS encoding energy-coupling factor transporter transmembrane component T family protein yields the protein MAVEMLGYIEKASPIHRLTGTTKLIGFLLFTTATMFTYDTRVLLVLGLVSIVLFRLSRIQFREVRFVLIFTAIFVLVNALAVYLFEPEQGVEIYGSRHVLLEGIGRFTVTSEQLFYLFNLILKYSVIVPIAVLFLVTTHPTEFASSLNRIGVPYKIAFAVSLALRYIPDVQADFRTIANAQEARGIAVSHGSLWQRVRNSIQILLPLLFTSLERIETVSNAMDLRGFGAGRKRTWYNQQTMTRIDYVAISCVVLLTIFSFVVTFHDGNRFYNPF from the coding sequence ATGGCTGTAGAAATGCTTGGCTATATTGAAAAAGCCTCACCGATTCACCGTTTGACGGGAACGACGAAATTGATTGGCTTCCTGTTATTTACGACGGCAACGATGTTCACTTATGACACACGGGTCTTGCTTGTACTGGGTTTAGTCAGTATCGTGTTATTCCGATTGTCGCGTATTCAGTTTCGGGAAGTCCGGTTCGTCTTAATCTTTACAGCGATTTTTGTTCTGGTCAATGCGCTCGCCGTTTATCTCTTTGAACCAGAGCAGGGCGTTGAAATCTACGGATCGCGTCATGTGTTACTTGAAGGGATTGGACGATTTACGGTGACGTCAGAACAATTGTTTTATCTGTTCAATCTAATCCTAAAATATAGTGTGATCGTTCCGATTGCTGTGTTGTTTCTCGTCACGACCCATCCGACGGAGTTCGCTTCCTCGTTGAACCGGATTGGTGTACCCTATAAGATCGCGTTTGCTGTCTCATTAGCGTTACGTTATATCCCGGACGTACAAGCAGACTTTCGAACGATTGCGAATGCTCAGGAAGCACGGGGAATTGCTGTCTCACACGGTTCGCTTTGGCAACGGGTGCGTAATAGCATCCAGATTTTACTCCCGTTACTGTTTACGAGTCTCGAGCGGATTGAAACGGTCAGCAATGCGATGGATCTCCGTGGATTTGGTGCGGGACGAAAGCGGACGTGGTACAACCAACAGACGATGACACGAATCGATTATGTCGCTATCAGTTGTGTAGTACTTTTGACGATTTTCTCGTTTGTCGTCACCTTTCATGATGGCAATCGATTTTATAATCCGTTTTAA
- the folE2 gene encoding GTP cyclohydrolase FolE2: MSTYPITLPTKEERHKLFGSVPPIKGTKPTEKDKMVDLQNTPKNFLFALDAVGISNVKHPVVIQDGDKTQATVATFELSTSLVQDRKGINMSRLTEQLDQYHNEGWTVTNESLIQFARDLADRMEQTEGQLTIRYPWFFTRKAPATGLSGLMNAEVWQTVSVNTETDEATLSVGLTINVTTLCPCSKEISEYSAHNQRGYVTMEASLRDEAEDFDWKQSLLDAAESNASAPLHPVLKRPDEKRVTEMAYENPRFVEDMVRLIAADLYEMDPIASFYVECRNEETIHQHDAIARITFDKDAQ, encoded by the coding sequence ATGTCTACCTACCCGATTACGTTACCAACAAAAGAAGAGCGCCATAAGCTGTTCGGTTCGGTACCACCAATCAAAGGAACAAAACCGACTGAAAAAGATAAGATGGTCGACTTGCAAAATACACCGAAGAACTTCCTGTTTGCACTAGATGCTGTCGGAATCTCAAACGTCAAACATCCTGTCGTCATCCAAGACGGAGACAAAACACAAGCGACAGTCGCGACGTTTGAACTGTCGACATCACTCGTACAAGACCGTAAAGGGATCAACATGAGCCGTTTAACGGAGCAACTTGATCAATACCATAACGAAGGTTGGACGGTCACGAACGAGTCACTCATTCAATTCGCGCGTGATTTAGCAGACCGCATGGAACAAACGGAAGGTCAATTGACGATCCGTTACCCATGGTTCTTCACACGTAAAGCACCTGCAACAGGTCTTAGCGGCTTGATGAATGCTGAAGTATGGCAAACGGTCAGCGTCAACACGGAAACAGACGAAGCGACATTGTCTGTCGGCTTGACGATCAACGTCACGACACTTTGCCCATGTTCAAAAGAAATTAGCGAATACAGTGCTCACAACCAACGTGGTTACGTCACGATGGAAGCATCGTTACGTGATGAAGCAGAAGACTTTGACTGGAAACAATCATTGCTTGATGCTGCAGAATCCAATGCCTCAGCGCCACTTCACCCAGTACTCAAACGTCCGGATGAAAAGCGCGTGACAGAGATGGCATATGAAAACCCACGTTTCGTAGAAGATATGGTTCGCTTGATTGCTGCTGACTTGTACGAAATGGACCCAATCGCTTCGTTCTACGTCGAATGCCGTAACGAAGAAACGATTCACCAACATGACGCGATCGCACGGATCACGTTCGATAAAGACGCACAATAA
- a CDS encoding LytS/YhcK type 5TM receptor domain-containing protein, whose protein sequence is MLELIPFLLERLGIMIILAFILAQWGPTRRLLRQPEAGWQFRVLVLFFATYGILSNYTGVKVDLAEFLPHAWLEEVDGTSAIANTRTMIVVISGLLAGPLGGLMTGLIVGVHRYSLGGFTAFACALSTVIAGGVSGLFRSYWRDRLSSQALLPVCLTAFLMLFEMSLILLFARPFDAAVELVQFIFVPMTLINVLGVWLFLSIIRLAAREEETVRAREAERSLHIADLTLPHLTRGLHIHTAEAVAEILLQQTRAEAVSLTDRSVILAHIGIGSDHHQAGSHWTTKPTEHVLQDGQVRLVAERLDIGCPVTDCPLQAGIIAPLIVGETTIGTLKVYYPHAELLDAVEVELIEGLAKLFSTQLALGNAQRQAGLLKDAEIRALEAQIHPHFLFNAINTIYALCRTDVEQARTLLLELSTFFRSNLQGARSTKIPLQKELEHIEAYTSLEAARFPNRPFLDIDLADETTSLLVPPFILQPLIENAFLHAFSSEQTGYVGVTAWCEAEQLCLEVVDNGRGIDASRLARLGREVVPSSGTGTALFNTAERIRSLYGEKGQFTITSDGQNGTTIAIRLPIELRKEIQHAHLVD, encoded by the coding sequence ATGTTGGAACTGATTCCTTTTTTACTCGAACGACTCGGTATCATGATCATCTTAGCGTTCATCCTCGCCCAGTGGGGACCGACACGACGGCTGCTGCGTCAACCGGAAGCGGGCTGGCAATTTCGTGTCCTCGTCCTATTTTTTGCAACGTACGGTATTTTAAGTAACTATACAGGGGTCAAAGTCGACTTAGCTGAATTCTTACCTCATGCTTGGCTCGAAGAAGTCGACGGGACATCAGCGATTGCAAATACACGAACGATGATCGTCGTCATCAGCGGATTGCTCGCTGGTCCGCTCGGTGGATTGATGACCGGATTGATTGTCGGGGTTCACCGGTATTCCCTCGGCGGATTCACAGCGTTCGCTTGCGCGCTTTCCACCGTCATCGCCGGTGGTGTCAGCGGTCTCTTCCGCTCCTATTGGCGCGACCGCCTCAGTAGCCAAGCGTTATTGCCCGTGTGTCTGACTGCTTTTTTAATGCTGTTTGAAATGTCATTAATTTTACTATTCGCCCGCCCCTTTGATGCGGCAGTCGAACTCGTCCAGTTCATCTTCGTGCCGATGACACTGATCAACGTCCTCGGTGTCTGGTTGTTCTTATCGATCATCCGCCTTGCTGCACGAGAAGAGGAAACGGTTCGGGCACGAGAAGCAGAACGGTCGTTGCATATCGCCGATTTGACGCTTCCGCATCTGACGCGTGGTCTACATATTCATACGGCAGAAGCTGTCGCGGAAATTCTATTGCAGCAAACGCGAGCCGAAGCCGTCTCACTAACGGATCGTTCCGTCATCCTGGCCCATATTGGTATCGGGAGCGATCACCATCAAGCTGGCAGTCACTGGACGACGAAACCGACCGAGCATGTCTTGCAGGACGGACAAGTTCGTCTTGTGGCGGAACGACTCGATATCGGCTGTCCCGTAACGGATTGTCCGCTTCAAGCCGGCATCATCGCTCCGCTCATCGTCGGGGAAACGACGATCGGGACGTTGAAAGTCTATTATCCTCATGCCGAATTGCTCGACGCCGTCGAAGTCGAACTCATTGAAGGGTTAGCGAAATTGTTCTCGACACAACTAGCACTCGGGAATGCCCAGCGGCAAGCCGGTTTACTGAAAGATGCCGAGATCCGGGCACTCGAAGCACAAATTCACCCCCACTTCCTGTTTAATGCGATCAATACGATTTATGCACTGTGCCGGACGGATGTCGAACAAGCACGCACGTTGTTGCTCGAATTGTCGACGTTCTTCCGCAGTAACCTCCAAGGCGCACGATCGACGAAAATTCCGCTCCAAAAGGAACTCGAGCACATCGAAGCATACACATCTCTTGAAGCCGCTCGTTTTCCGAATCGCCCGTTTCTCGACATTGATTTAGCAGACGAGACGACGTCTTTACTCGTTCCACCGTTCATTTTACAACCGTTGATCGAAAATGCGTTCCTTCATGCGTTTTCTTCTGAACAGACAGGATATGTCGGGGTGACGGCATGGTGTGAGGCAGAGCAGCTGTGTCTCGAAGTCGTCGACAACGGACGCGGCATTGACGCTTCGCGCCTTGCTCGTCTCGGTCGAGAAGTCGTTCCGTCCTCGGGCACCGGTACCGCATTATTCAATACGGCAGAACGGATTCGAAGTTTATATGGTGAAAAGGGACAGTTTACGATCACGAGTGACGGTCAAAACGGCACAACGATCGCGATTCGTCTCCCGATTGAACTCAGAAAGGAGATCCAGCATGCGCACCTTGTTGATTGA